CCCTTGCTGATAAGCCGCATTCACCGGTAGCGAGCTGCTCGCTACGCAGGGCAAGCCTGTTCCACAGCGCCTACGGCGAAATCGCCCGCCTCGACGTAGGAAAACTCGACACCCCACTGCGTTTCCAGGGCCAATACTTCGACGAAGAAAGCGGCCTGCACTACAACCGCCATCGCTACTACAATCCCGATATTGGTCGTTACCTCACACCGGACCCGGTGAAGTTGGCGGGTGGGATTAATGGGTATCGGTATGTGCCTAACCCTACCGGGTGGGTGGATCCGCTTGGGCTGAGCTGTAAAAAAACGAACTGCCCTGAGGGGCCGTATAGCGTAATAGTGCCAGGAGGAGGTTTAGCCGCACATGAGGCCGCAGGAGGACATCTGATGGAAAAGCATATTGGTAGAACTCACGAACAGTTGCTTGACCGTTTGAGGCAGGAACCAAACATCCCTGCGGCCTCTACTTTTCACGATAGGGCCACAGCGGAACTCGCCATATCAAATGTTATTAACGAGAATAAAAATAAAATTAAAAACTTTCTCAAAGAAAGCAACAACCAACTGCTCATCATTCAGAACTCCAAAGAACCGATAGGTACCAGTTTTAAAAAGAACACTACAACACCTGTTCCAGGAAAAGAGATTTACTTAATTATTCGAAGAGACGAAACCATGCCCAATGGCTACCGTATTCACACAGGCTATCCGAATCCATGAACCAAGACTATCCTGAGCTACAGCAATTTCTCGCTGGATACTTCAATCAAGATTGGGTTGATGATCACAAAAGCGCGGATGAAGTAATTAATTACTTTATCTCTGATTCTTCTGAAGAGACAAAAACGATAGTGCAACGAGAACTGGAAAGGCTGATTTCCACCGAGAAAACCGAGCAAGAACTTGAAGATTTTTTATTCTCAGAGATGGGTTGCTACTACTATTACCTCAACGAATGGAGCGATGGCAAAACATGGTTAAAACATGTTGCGTTAGTATTGAGTAATGACGAAACTTAAAAATAGCGCACCCAATATAAATATTATTTAACGTTGCCAATATTATTTACCGTTAAATAAATCAGTCTTCTATTTCCAAGTCATGGGCTGCTACGCAGCCCAGCGCAGGGCAAGCCTGCTCACCACAAAGGTTTCGCGTTGCCTTCAGATCCCCGCCAACGCCAAATCCATCGCAAAGTACGTAAAAATCAAATCCGCCCCCGCACGTTTGATCGACCCTAACGTTTCGCGCACGACCCGATCCTCATCAATCGCCCCCGCCTGAGCCCCAAACTTGATCATCGCGTATTCACCGCTCACCTGATACGCCGCCACCGGCAGGCGCGAGGCTTCACGGATGTCGCGGATGATGTCGAGGTAGGCACCCGCCGGTTTGACCATCAGCGCGTCGGCGCCTTCCTGTTCGTCGAGCAGCGATTCGCGCACCGCTTCGCGGCGGTTCATGGGGTTCATCTGGTAGCTTTTGCGGTCGCCCTTGAGTGCGCTGCCACCGGCTTCGCGGAATGGGCCGTAGAGGGCCGAGGCGAATTTGGTGGAGTACGCCATGATCGGGATGTGGGTGAAGCCGGCGTCGTCGAGGGCGCGGCGGATGGCCTGGACCTGACCGTCCATGGCGGCCGAGGGTGCAATCACGTCGGCACCGGCACGGGCGGCGGCCACGGCTTGTTTGCCCAGGTTGACCAGGGTCGCGTCGTTGTCGACGTGGGCACCGTGCATCACGCCGCAGTGGCCGTGGTCGGTGTATTCGCAGAAGCAGGTGTCGGACATCACCACCATTTCCGGCACAGCGTCCTTGATGATCGAGGACATGCGCGAGACCAGGCCACGCTCTTTCCAGGTGTCGCTGCCGCTGGCGTCCAGGTGGTGGGACACGCCGAAGGTCATCACCGACTTGATCCCGGCACGGGCAAATCGCTCGATCTCGCCGGCCAGTTTCTTCTCAGGGATGCGCTGCACACCCGGCATGCTGGTGATCGGCACGAAGTCGTCGATTTCTTCCTCGACGAAAATCGGCAGCACCAGATCGTTGAGGGTGAATTCGGTTTCCTGGAACAGACCACGCAGCTCCGGGGAGCGGCGCAGGCGGCGTGGGCGGGCTTGGGGGAACTGGCTGGTCATGGCTTTCCTGAAAAAATGGCAGAAATCTTTGGGGCGAAAGCTTATGCCCCTTGGCCCCGGCAGCACAAACGCCAAGGGGCGAACAGTGTATTGCGAGGCACGCAATAATGTATTGATCTAGAGCTGTAGACGCCCTTCGATGCACACGGCGACGGCGCCGCCGACCCAGATTTCATCGCCTTGACGCTCAACCCGGATGCGCCCCGCGCGCCCCATGGCAGTGCCTTGACTGACGATGTAGCACGGCGGCGCAAGCCCTTCGCCGAGCAGCCATTGTGCAACGCCGGCATTCAGGCTGCCGGTGGCCGGATCTTCCTGGGCGCCATCGCCTGCGACAAAGGCACGCACCTCGAACTGCGCGTCCACATCGTCGCGCGCCGGGTCGCAGGGGGCGATCACGCCGACGGCCAACCCCAATAGCTGTGAATAGTCCGGCTGCAACGCCAGGACCTGGTCACGATCAGCCAGCATGACCGCAAGCCACCCTGCGCCATTGTCGACCCACTGGCTGCGCACGATGCTGTCCGGCGGCAGCCCCAACCCCAGGCGTACCCGCTCAAGCAGCGTCGCGTCCACGGTGCCTGACCGTAACAATGGCGGCGCAATAAATGCCAGCTCGGCGCCTTGGCGACGGATACGCACCAGGCCGATTTCACACTCCTGGATAATCTCCTCGCCCCTGGGCCTGCCTCCGGCCTGGAGCCACGCCTGGCAACTGCCCAGGGTCGGATGACCGGCGAAGGGCAACTCCTGCAACGTCGTAAAAATCCTCACCCGGTAGTCAGCACGAGGATCGCGCGGAGTCAGCAAAAACGTGGTTTCACTGAGGTTCGTCCACTTGGCGAAGTCGGCCATCTGTGGGTCGCTGAGGCTGTCGGCACCGAGGACGACGGCCAGCGGGTTGCCCTTGAGCGATACGCTGCTGAATACATCCAGTTGTTTGAAATCGAAAGTCGGCATGGATCAGCTCGGAATATTCAGGCCACGGATC
The sequence above is drawn from the Pseudomonas quebecensis genome and encodes:
- a CDS encoding contact-dependent growth inhibition system immunity protein, producing the protein MNQDYPELQQFLAGYFNQDWVDDHKSADEVINYFISDSSEETKTIVQRELERLISTEKTEQELEDFLFSEMGCYYYYLNEWSDGKTWLKHVALVLSNDET
- the hemB gene encoding porphobilinogen synthase; the encoded protein is MTSQFPQARPRRLRRSPELRGLFQETEFTLNDLVLPIFVEEEIDDFVPITSMPGVQRIPEKKLAGEIERFARAGIKSVMTFGVSHHLDASGSDTWKERGLVSRMSSIIKDAVPEMVVMSDTCFCEYTDHGHCGVMHGAHVDNDATLVNLGKQAVAAARAGADVIAPSAAMDGQVQAIRRALDDAGFTHIPIMAYSTKFASALYGPFREAGGSALKGDRKSYQMNPMNRREAVRESLLDEQEGADALMVKPAGAYLDIIRDIREASRLPVAAYQVSGEYAMIKFGAQAGAIDEDRVVRETLGSIKRAGADLIFTYFAMDLALAGI
- a CDS encoding RNase A-like domain-containing protein, which translates into the protein MEKHIGRTHEQLLDRLRQEPNIPAASTFHDRATAELAISNVINENKNKIKNFLKESNNQLLIIQNSKEPIGTSFKKNTTTPVPGKEIYLIIRRDETMPNGYRIHTGYPNP
- a CDS encoding PhzF family phenazine biosynthesis protein, coding for MPTFDFKQLDVFSSVSLKGNPLAVVLGADSLSDPQMADFAKWTNLSETTFLLTPRDPRADYRVRIFTTLQELPFAGHPTLGSCQAWLQAGGRPRGEEIIQECEIGLVRIRRQGAELAFIAPPLLRSGTVDATLLERVRLGLGLPPDSIVRSQWVDNGAGWLAVMLADRDQVLALQPDYSQLLGLAVGVIAPCDPARDDVDAQFEVRAFVAGDGAQEDPATGSLNAGVAQWLLGEGLAPPCYIVSQGTAMGRAGRIRVERQGDEIWVGGAVAVCIEGRLQL